Within the Sporomusaceae bacterium genome, the region GAACAGGCCGGTCGCGATTGCGCCCCAGGTGCCGCCGATGCCGTGGACGCCGAACGCGTCCAGCGAATCGTCGTAGCCCAGTTTGGCCTTCACCACGCCCACCGCCAGGTAGCAGATCACGCCGGCCGCCAGGCCGATGATAACGGCAGGCAGGGGCGCCACAAACCCGGCCGCCGGCGTAATGGCCACCAGGCCGGCCACACAACCCGACGCCGCGCCAAGCACCGTCGGCTTGCCGCGATGCAGCCACTCGGCGAACACCCACGAAACCGTAGCCGCAGCCGCGGCCGTGTTGGTTGTCACGAAAGCGGTCGCCGCCAGGCCGTTGGCGCCCAGGGCGCTGCCGGCGTTGAAGCCGAACCAGCCGAACCACAGCAGCGATGCGCCGAGCACCGTCATCGGCAAGTGGTGGGGGAGCATCGCCTCGGTGCCGTAGCCCTTGCGCTTGCCCAGCACCAGCGCCACCACCAGGCCGGACACCCCGGAGAGGATATGGACGACCGTGCCGCCCGCGAAATCCAGCACCCCGAGGGACATCATCCAGCCGCCGCCCCACACCATATGAGCCACAGGGTCATAAATAAAGGTAGCCCAGATCAGTACGAACGCCACGAACGCGGGGAACCTCATCCGCTCGGCGAACGCGCCGGTGATCAGCGCCGGCGTGATAACGGCGAACATCCCCTGGAAAACCATGAACGCCAGATGGGGAATCGTCGAGGTCGGGCTGTTCGGCTCCACGCCGACACCCGTAAGACCGAGGAAATCGAACCCGCCGATCAGGCCGCCGATATCGGGGCCGAAAGCCAGCGTATAGCCCCACAGCACCCACTGCACCGAAATAAGGCCGACAATAAAGAAACTCTGCATAATCGTCGACAGCGCGTTCTTTGTCCGCACCATCCCGCCGTAGAAAAGAGCCAGGCCCGGCGTCATCAGCATAACGAGAGCGGAAGAGGCCAGCACCCAGGCGGTATCGCCCGTGTCCACCTTCGCGACCGCCGCGGCTGCTTCCGGCTTTGCCTCCTCGGCCGCCAGGGCCAGCGGAGCGAAAATAACCATGAAAATTAAACATAAACCCAAAATAGTCCAGAACTTCTTCGACACTTGGGAACACCCTCTTTCATCTTAATTGGCGTTCCACCTCTCTCAAAATAAACACAATGACGCCCGGCAAAAGCGCGGACGTCATCGTCGCTAGCAAACGCAAAGAGCCCCCGTAGTAATCCTACGAAGGCTCCGTCGCCTGCTTTATCTAAGTTACTTTCAAATATACCAGCACCCGGCCCCGCTGTCAACAACAAATTCCGTTCAGAATATTGCTTCTTTATCGTTCGCGGCCGTTGTCACAGGCTACCCTGCTCCTTGCTACCGGTTCTGGCCGGTTTGCCCCGTGCCGCCCGTGTTGCCGCCGAAGCCGGAGCCGCCGCCGGCATTCACGCCCGAGCCGGCGATGTTCACCAGGCCTCCCAGCACGATGCCGCCCGCCCCGGTGCCGCCCGCGCTCGTGCCGCTCAAGCCGCCGCCCGTGAAGCCGCCGCCTGCGCCGCTAACGCCGAAACCGCCGCCTGCGCCGGTACCGCCGAAACCGCCGCCCAAACTGGTGCCGCCGAAGCTGCCGCCGGACGCTAGCTGACCGGCCGGGCCGACCGCGCCGGTATAGCCAGGGGTGGTCGTCGAGCGTACCGTCAGCACGCCGTCGACATAAGAGATGGTATAGTTCGGCGAGGCCAGCGTGCCTGACAGGTTGATGGCATAGCTGCCCGCCGGCGAAGTTGTCGTCGCCGCCGTAGCGATCGTCGTCCCGCCTGTCAGCACGGCCGCCGTTTCGCCGCTGGCGAAGCCACTGTAGCTGTAAGTCAGCGCCGGGTTTGTCTGGCCCTGCGTCTTGCTGGCGTTG harbors:
- a CDS encoding ammonium transporter, which gives rise to MVIFAPLALAAEEAKPEAAAAVAKVDTGDTAWVLASSALVMLMTPGLALFYGGMVRTKNALSTIMQSFFIVGLISVQWVLWGYTLAFGPDIGGLIGGFDFLGLTGVGVEPNSPTSTIPHLAFMVFQGMFAVITPALITGAFAERMRFPAFVAFVLIWATFIYDPVAHMVWGGGWMMSLGVLDFAGGTVVHILSGVSGLVVALVLGKRKGYGTEAMLPHHLPMTVLGASLLWFGWFGFNAGSALGANGLAATAFVTTNTAAAAATVSWVFAEWLHRGKPTVLGAASGCVAGLVAITPAAGFVAPLPAVIIGLAAGVICYLAVGVVKAKLGYDDSLDAFGVHGIGGTWGAIATGLFASKAVNEAGNDGLFYGNPDLVMTQLVGVGASWAIAIVGTFIILKIVGAVMPLRATEEQEIQGLDITEHGERGYAYQDFAAGLPVAHAAPFAVSQSGAAAKVSLNS